The following proteins are co-located in the Fusobacterium sp. genome:
- a CDS encoding adenylosuccinate lyase family protein — translation MRALYDSKSKTMNYFGIKELMSKEAKYQVWLDIEAALAKAQSEFGIIPKKAAENIGKAAKIEYMDFKLMDEIYKKIGHGFVPFIKVFIKACDKISGENESSKYIHYGVTTQNIQQSGQLIILKQLHEKYLLICSKILENLAKLAEDNKNSVMAGRTHGKHAIPITYGYKVSVWISDILTSIERMEEVEKRIFKIMMGGAVGAFNTAGEIGRKIQNRVAEILEMYSMEVPSRNITSHKEEYIMIMALLANNCHKIAEEVYSTSIEEYGEVSEAYEAGTIGSSTMPQKINPKLAKGIIANSQKLYSIVPMGLYSGSRPFEADSSSYMLFDAALEETMELTTEILLRTEELTRTVQVFKDRMYQNTLNNKGLDNSEYIMMKIAEKLGKDKAHSIIYKLAIKSETEHKDYLQLLKEDELLSSIFDENDIKNLLKPENYIGLSSQLAIEMAEKARKKAVKIKKYKV, via the coding sequence ATGAGAGCACTTTATGATTCAAAAAGTAAAACAATGAATTATTTTGGTATAAAAGAACTAATGTCTAAGGAAGCGAAGTATCAAGTATGGTTAGATATAGAAGCTGCTTTGGCAAAAGCTCAAAGTGAATTTGGAATAATACCTAAAAAAGCAGCTGAAAATATAGGAAAAGCAGCTAAAATAGAATATATGGATTTTAAATTAATGGATGAAATATATAAAAAAATAGGGCATGGTTTTGTTCCGTTTATAAAAGTTTTTATAAAAGCTTGTGATAAAATATCAGGAGAAAATGAAAGCTCAAAATATATTCACTATGGAGTAACTACCCAAAATATACAACAGAGTGGGCAGCTTATTATTTTAAAACAGCTGCATGAAAAATATCTTTTAATTTGTTCTAAAATATTAGAAAATCTGGCTAAACTTGCTGAAGATAATAAGAATTCAGTAATGGCTGGAAGAACACATGGAAAACATGCCATACCAATTACATATGGCTATAAGGTATCAGTATGGATAAGTGATATACTAACAAGTATAGAAAGAATGGAAGAAGTAGAGAAAAGAATTTTTAAAATAATGATGGGCGGAGCAGTTGGAGCTTTTAATACAGCAGGAGAGATTGGAAGAAAAATTCAGAACAGAGTAGCAGAAATACTTGAAATGTATTCTATGGAAGTACCTTCTAGAAATATTACAAGTCATAAAGAAGAATATATAATGATAATGGCTCTTTTAGCAAATAACTGCCACAAAATAGCAGAAGAAGTATACAGTACTTCAATAGAAGAATATGGTGAAGTATCAGAAGCTTATGAAGCTGGAACAATTGGAAGCAGTACAATGCCACAGAAAATAAATCCAAAGCTTGCCAAAGGAATAATAGCAAACTCACAAAAACTTTACTCAATAGTGCCAATGGGATTATATTCAGGGAGCAGACCTTTTGAAGCTGATAGTTCATCATATATGCTTTTTGATGCAGCTTTGGAAGAAACTATGGAATTGACAACAGAGATATTATTAAGAACAGAGGAACTCACTAGGACGGTACAGGTATTTAAAGACAGAATGTATCAGAATACCCTTAATAATAAAGGATTAGACAATAGTGAATATATTATGATGAAGATAGCAGAAAAGTTAGGAAAAGACAAAGCTCATTCAATAATTTATAAATTAGCTATAAAATCAGAAACTGAGCATAAAGATTATTTACAATTATTAAAAGAAGATGAATTACTTTCATCAATTTTTGATGAAAATGATATAAAAAATCTTCTTAAACCTGAAAATTATATAGGACTATCTTCCCAATTAGCAATAGAAATGGCAGAGAAAGCAAGAAAAAAAGCAGTAAAAATTAAAAAATATAAAGTATAA
- a CDS encoding FAD-binding protein — MKKLTSLAASVVLGTLLIAFSCFAAEKTTTEAAASGFGGDIKIEVVTEGKKIEDIKLISHKETSHLMDRAFPVIKQRILEAQSPIVDSVSGASYTSFAVKRAVADAMKKNGVDFGRITFKTQAPEQPAAVLEDVNTDLVIIGGGPAGLAAAISAKESGVKNVIIIEKMDILSGNGKFDMNFFDMINSKAQKANGTNDTVEAFIKDKANPRDTIERTKAQAEGAFVLDEWLRSFGVNLNYNYGLRNHMAEADAYAGAHIQDGMEKKVKELAVDVRTGTKGLDVIMKDGNAVGVKVQQKNNTYNINAKAVIIATGGFSANKEYLARFAPGSERVQTSNQMGATGDFIPVFEKNNLKMENMEVLSVFKTIINPTRDLTGAGDGFIFVNKNGDRFVDESQSGLPTAYTILDQPESKVYYIYDQDLYDSSYRLQKHTAQGLHIKAATLDELAGKLNIPAENLKKTVADFNRAVRGEIKDAFRETPTKKEFKTEGPYYGVQVESAIHMTKGGVAANEKAEVLHKDGHAVKGLYAAGEVTNTTGAYSAAVVFGRIAGQNAADFIKNSK; from the coding sequence ATGAAAAAATTAACTTCATTAGCTGCTTCTGTTGTTCTGGGAACACTTCTTATAGCTTTCAGCTGTTTTGCTGCTGAGAAAACTACTACTGAAGCTGCTGCATCAGGATTTGGCGGAGATATTAAAATTGAAGTTGTAACTGAAGGGAAAAAAATTGAGGATATTAAACTTATCTCTCATAAGGAAACTTCTCATTTAATGGACAGAGCTTTTCCTGTTATTAAACAAAGAATACTTGAAGCTCAGTCACCTATTGTTGACAGTGTATCTGGTGCATCTTATACATCTTTTGCAGTAAAAAGAGCTGTTGCTGATGCAATGAAAAAAAATGGTGTAGATTTTGGAAGAATTACTTTTAAAACTCAGGCACCTGAACAGCCTGCTGCTGTATTGGAAGATGTAAATACTGATCTTGTAATCATTGGAGGAGGACCTGCTGGACTTGCTGCTGCTATATCTGCCAAAGAATCAGGTGTAAAAAATGTAATTATTATTGAAAAAATGGATATCCTCAGTGGTAATGGAAAATTTGATATGAACTTCTTTGATATGATTAATTCAAAAGCTCAAAAAGCTAATGGAACAAATGATACTGTGGAAGCTTTTATTAAAGATAAAGCTAATCCAAGAGATACTATTGAACGTACAAAAGCACAAGCTGAAGGTGCATTTGTTCTTGATGAATGGCTGAGAAGTTTCGGTGTAAATCTTAACTACAACTATGGACTAAGAAACCATATGGCAGAAGCTGATGCCTATGCTGGTGCTCATATCCAAGATGGTATGGAAAAGAAAGTTAAAGAACTAGCTGTAGATGTTCGTACAGGTACAAAAGGGCTTGACGTTATTATGAAAGATGGTAATGCTGTTGGTGTAAAAGTTCAGCAAAAAAATAATACTTACAATATCAATGCCAAAGCTGTTATTATTGCTACTGGTGGATTCTCTGCCAATAAAGAATATCTTGCCAGATTTGCTCCAGGTTCTGAAAGAGTTCAGACTTCAAATCAAATGGGAGCTACTGGAGATTTTATTCCTGTATTTGAAAAAAATAATTTAAAAATGGAAAACATGGAAGTTTTAAGTGTGTTCAAAACAATAATAAATCCTACTAGAGATCTTACTGGTGCTGGAGATGGGTTCATATTTGTAAATAAAAACGGAGATAGATTTGTTGATGAAAGTCAGTCTGGGCTTCCTACAGCTTATACAATCCTTGATCAACCTGAAAGTAAAGTTTATTATATTTATGATCAGGATCTTTATGATTCTAGTTATCGTTTACAAAAACATACAGCTCAGGGGCTTCATATAAAAGCTGCTACTCTTGATGAATTAGCTGGAAAATTAAATATTCCAGCTGAAAATCTTAAAAAAACTGTAGCTGATTTTAATAGAGCTGTTCGTGGTGAAATTAAAGATGCTTTTAGAGAAACTCCTACTAAAAAAGAATTTAAAACTGAAGGTCCTTACTATGGTGTGCAGGTAGAATCTGCTATACATATGACAAAAGGTGGAGTTGCTGCTAATGAAAAAGCTGAAGTGCTTCATAAGGATGGACATGCAGTGAAAGGACTTTATGCTGCTGGTGAGGTTACTAATACAACTGGAGCTTATAGTGCTGCTGTTGTATTTGGACGTATTGCAGGTCAAAATGCTGCTGATTTTATAAAAAACTCTAAATAA
- a CDS encoding GGDEF domain-containing protein — translation MLEKLFITTFPGFISLRDANHKIIYINKNFRDWIGKYTDVEPIGKTNIELAALVSDNVASAFLQCHDSSIDLQNSDPSTAMIKKVIKFEDKEKNFENTQFLDTIKHRVIIKNEPHIFTISYDITSLYKENQSNLYSALTDYMTGAFNRRYLTENKDLFFGHYIAIIDLDNFKMVNDYEGHLVGDIILKRFVQFIKKNIHGVTTVIRIGGDEFLAVFSNAFEEEKILEILENSRNLFEKTYSEYEYLSFSYGVELLGHSIERTLVALDKKMYKDKLERKSRKLNNE, via the coding sequence ATGTTAGAAAAACTTTTTATTACTACATTTCCAGGATTTATAAGTCTTCGAGATGCAAACCATAAAATTATTTATATAAACAAGAATTTTCGTGATTGGATTGGAAAATATACAGATGTTGAACCAATTGGAAAAACTAATATTGAACTTGCTGCTCTAGTCTCTGATAATGTTGCTTCTGCATTTTTACAATGCCATGATAGTTCTATAGATCTACAAAACAGTGATCCATCTACTGCAATGATAAAAAAAGTGATTAAATTTGAAGACAAAGAAAAAAATTTTGAAAATACTCAATTTCTGGATACTATTAAACATAGAGTAATTATTAAAAATGAACCTCATATTTTTACTATATCTTATGATATAACCAGCCTTTATAAAGAAAATCAAAGCAATCTTTATTCTGCTCTGACAGATTATATGACTGGTGCATTTAACAGAAGATATCTTACTGAGAATAAAGATTTATTCTTTGGACATTATATTGCTATTATAGATTTAGATAATTTTAAAATGGTAAATGATTATGAAGGACATCTTGTTGGAGATATAATTCTCAAAAGATTTGTTCAATTTATTAAGAAAAATATACATGGTGTTACAACTGTCATAAGAATAGGTGGAGATGAATTTCTTGCTGTATTTTCAAATGCTTTCGAAGAAGAGAAAATTCTTGAAATATTAGAAAATTCAAGAAACTTATTTGAGAAAACATACTCTGAATATGAATATCTTTCATTCAGCTATGGTGTAGAATTGCTTGGTCATAGTATAGAAAGAACCCTTGTTGCACTTGATAAAAAGATGTATAAAGATAAGTTGGAAAGAAAATCCAGAAAATTAAATAATGAATAA
- a CDS encoding PTS transporter subunit EIIC, giving the protein MKNSFKDNVQVFGRSLLLPIAVMAPIGMVMGITGALTQSYMISRFPFLGNEFLNMLINSLKSITSVVFDNIPLLFAMGVAYGMSKKEKGITVFAAVLAYLTLNIVMNVYLKATGLLVTKGMSQVGQGIVLGIHTLKIDAAGGIISGLVAAKITDRFYKLELPLAFAFFSGKKSVPIITFMVMIPVGIVVPVVWGVITKILLKSSFIFMNDKFGLAIYWFMHRSLIPFGLHHVLASIVRFTEAGGTYMIEGQAYIGILNAVNQVLFVLGPQSPYWNELMPKLTSYLGAGQMLTTLFRVPAIGLAMYHTSYAQNKKIAGGVILTVVLTAFLGNVTEPLEFSFLFIAPQLFVVYAILCGVMALPLNFLNVSIGYIRGTIFDFGIFGLLYENTHWIQLVILGLINFVVFYAVFRFAIIKFNLETPGREQGEMEDNRNNQYLKEKQYGKVAEIVVEGLGGKNNIISAENCITRLRVDIKNKELINQIKLKEAGASGIFFPQENHIHVVFGPYVEFVKNAVDEYLKK; this is encoded by the coding sequence ATGAAAAATAGTTTTAAAGATAATGTGCAAGTCTTTGGTAGATCACTGCTTCTTCCAATAGCAGTAATGGCTCCAATAGGGATGGTAATGGGGATAACAGGGGCATTGACTCAAAGTTATATGATTTCAAGATTTCCATTTTTGGGAAATGAATTTTTAAATATGCTTATCAATAGTTTAAAAAGTATAACAAGTGTTGTTTTTGATAATATTCCTTTATTATTTGCAATGGGAGTTGCATATGGTATGTCTAAAAAAGAAAAGGGTATAACTGTATTTGCAGCTGTTTTAGCATATCTTACTTTAAATATTGTAATGAATGTATATTTAAAGGCAACAGGACTGCTTGTAACTAAAGGAATGTCACAGGTAGGGCAGGGGATAGTTTTGGGAATACATACATTAAAAATAGATGCTGCTGGGGGTATTATAAGCGGGCTTGTAGCTGCAAAGATAACAGACAGATTCTATAAGCTTGAACTTCCATTGGCTTTTGCTTTTTTCAGTGGGAAAAAATCAGTGCCTATTATAACATTTATGGTTATGATACCAGTAGGAATTGTAGTGCCAGTTGTATGGGGAGTAATTACAAAGATTCTTTTAAAATCTTCTTTTATATTTATGAATGATAAATTTGGTTTGGCAATCTATTGGTTTATGCATAGATCACTTATTCCATTTGGACTTCATCATGTACTTGCCTCTATAGTAAGATTTACAGAAGCAGGAGGAACTTACATGATAGAAGGACAGGCATATATTGGAATATTAAATGCTGTAAATCAAGTATTATTTGTATTAGGACCTCAAAGCCCTTATTGGAATGAACTTATGCCTAAACTAACAAGTTATTTAGGAGCTGGACAAATGCTTACAACTTTATTTCGAGTACCAGCAATAGGACTTGCAATGTATCATACATCTTATGCTCAAAATAAAAAAATAGCAGGAGGAGTTATTCTTACAGTAGTACTTACAGCTTTTTTAGGAAATGTGACAGAACCATTAGAATTTTCATTTTTATTTATAGCACCACAACTTTTTGTTGTTTATGCAATACTTTGTGGAGTAATGGCACTTCCATTGAATTTTTTAAATGTATCAATTGGATATATTAGAGGAACTATATTTGACTTTGGAATATTTGGACTTCTCTATGAAAATACACACTGGATACAACTTGTTATTTTAGGACTCATAAACTTTGTAGTATTTTATGCAGTATTTAGATTTGCAATTATAAAATTTAATCTTGAAACTCCAGGCAGAGAACAAGGTGAAATGGAAGATAATAGGAATAATCAATATTTAAAAGAGAAACAATATGGAAAAGTAGCTGAAATAGTAGTAGAAGGGCTTGGAGGAAAAAATAATATAATAAGCGCAGAAAACTGTATTACTAGATTGAGAGTAGATATAAAGAATAAAGAATTAATTAATCAAATAAAATTAAAAGAAGCAGGAGCATCAGGAATATTCTTTCCACAGGAAAATCATATCCATGTTGTATTTGGTCCATATGTAGAGTTTGTAAAAAATGCTGTTGATGAATATCTTAAAAAATAG
- a CDS encoding FAD-binding protein, whose amino-acid sequence MKKLFTSVLFLLISAFIFATGTVTTSGVGDGFSGKIKVDVLTNGEKIEDIKLVSDSETSHIISRAFPILKERILKTQSPVVDSVSGASYTSFGVKKAVAEALKANGKDFGRIRFNTKAPEQPATNLEAVNTDLVIIGGGPAGLAAAISAKEAGLKNIILIEKLDILSGNGKFDMNFYDLINSEAQKARGINDTVEALIADNSNPLDTPERIKAQAEGSFVLDKWLRSFGVKLNYNYGKRGHMAESNAYAGAHVQDGMEKKVKELGIDVRTGTKGLDLIMKDGKAAGIKVQNGNSFYDINAKAIIIATGGFSANKELLKKYVPGSEVFQTSNQIGATGDFIPVFEKNNIKTANLEVLNIFPFIIRQTRDLTGGGDGFILVNKDGKRFTSESITYATRFSTAQKILDQPDSAVFYIYDQKLYDASFRLQKHTAQGLHIKADTLDELAKKLNIPVGNLKKTVVDFNKAVRGEIKDPFRENPTKKEFMSEGPYYGVQVESAIHMTRGGVVADEKTQILYENGNIVNGLYAAGEVANSNSGAYSAAIIFGRIAGQEAAKYINK is encoded by the coding sequence ATGAAAAAATTATTTACATCTGTATTATTTTTACTTATCAGTGCTTTTATATTTGCAACTGGGACTGTAACTACATCTGGGGTTGGAGATGGGTTCTCTGGTAAAATCAAAGTTGATGTTTTAACAAATGGGGAAAAAATAGAAGATATTAAACTTGTTTCAGATTCTGAAACTTCTCATATAATATCAAGAGCTTTCCCTATATTGAAAGAAAGAATTTTAAAAACTCAATCACCTGTTGTTGATAGTGTGTCTGGTGCCTCTTATACTTCTTTTGGAGTTAAAAAAGCTGTTGCTGAAGCTCTTAAAGCCAATGGAAAAGATTTTGGAAGAATCAGATTCAATACTAAAGCACCTGAACAGCCAGCTACTAATCTTGAAGCTGTAAATACTGATCTTGTAATCATTGGAGGAGGACCTGCTGGATTAGCTGCTGCCATATCTGCTAAGGAAGCTGGACTAAAAAATATCATTCTTATTGAAAAATTAGATATTCTTAGTGGTAATGGAAAATTTGATATGAATTTCTATGATCTTATTAACTCAGAAGCTCAAAAAGCCAGAGGAATAAATGATACTGTTGAAGCTCTTATTGCTGACAACAGCAACCCTCTTGATACTCCTGAAAGAATAAAAGCACAAGCTGAAGGATCATTTGTTCTGGATAAATGGCTGAGAAGTTTTGGTGTAAAATTAAACTATAACTATGGAAAAAGAGGACATATGGCAGAATCTAACGCCTATGCTGGAGCTCATGTTCAAGATGGTATGGAAAAGAAAGTTAAGGAATTAGGTATAGATGTTCGTACTGGAACAAAGGGACTTGACCTTATTATGAAAGATGGAAAAGCTGCTGGGATTAAAGTACAGAATGGAAACAGCTTCTATGATATTAATGCTAAAGCTATTATTATTGCTACTGGTGGATTCTCTGCCAACAAAGAACTTCTTAAGAAATATGTTCCTGGGTCAGAAGTTTTTCAAACTTCAAATCAAATTGGGGCTACTGGAGATTTCATTCCTGTATTTGAAAAAAATAATATAAAAACTGCTAATCTTGAAGTTTTAAATATATTCCCATTCATTATCAGACAAACAAGAGATTTAACTGGTGGGGGAGATGGATTTATTCTTGTAAATAAAGATGGAAAAAGATTCACAAGTGAAAGTATTACTTATGCTACTAGATTTTCTACTGCACAAAAAATACTTGATCAACCTGATTCTGCTGTTTTCTACATCTATGATCAAAAATTATATGATGCAAGTTTCCGTCTGCAAAAACATACAGCTCAAGGACTTCATATAAAAGCTGATACTCTTGATGAATTAGCTAAAAAATTAAATATTCCAGTTGGGAATCTTAAAAAAACTGTAGTTGATTTTAATAAAGCTGTTCGTGGTGAAATTAAAGATCCATTTAGAGAAAATCCTACTAAAAAAGAATTTATGAGTGAAGGACCTTATTATGGTGTACAAGTAGAATCTGCTATACATATGACTAGAGGTGGAGTTGTCGCTGATGAAAAAACTCAGATTCTTTATGAAAATGGTAATATAGTAAATGGTTTATATGCAGCTGGAGAAGTTGCTAATAGTAACTCTGGTGCTTATAGTGCTGCTATTATTTTTGGTAGAATAGCAGGACAGGAAGCTGCAAAATATATTAACAAGTAA
- the lsrF gene encoding 3-hydroxy-5-phosphonooxypentane-2,4-dione thiolase translates to MAEQFGNKVAKDYMTNTPFENNKSFYVKGMENMDWGMKSRLAKIFNSKSGRTVMLAFDHGYIMGSTAGLERLDLAIPPLAEEVDVFMATRGAMRTCIPPYFDKGLALRVTAGGSVLDEDMSHEVIGVDIEDAIRMNATCMAVQTFIGAPGQKESIANLTKVIDMGNKYGIPVMGVVAVGKQMERTTKYFLLATRILAELGAHIIKTYYCEDFDKVVAACPVPIVVAGGKKLPEDEALEMTYNAIRQGAAGVDMGRNIFQAEDPKAMAKAVAKVVHENYTGKGAYDYYLSIKK, encoded by the coding sequence ATGGCAGAACAATTTGGAAATAAAGTAGCAAAAGATTATATGACAAATACCCCATTTGAAAACAATAAATCATTTTATGTAAAGGGTATGGAAAATATGGATTGGGGTATGAAGTCACGTCTGGCTAAAATATTTAATTCTAAAAGTGGCAGAACAGTTATGCTAGCTTTTGATCATGGATATATAATGGGATCAACTGCTGGATTGGAAAGATTAGATTTAGCTATTCCACCTTTGGCAGAAGAGGTAGATGTTTTTATGGCAACTAGAGGAGCTATGAGAACTTGTATTCCTCCTTATTTTGATAAGGGATTGGCTCTAAGAGTTACAGCAGGAGGCTCTGTTCTTGATGAGGATATGAGTCATGAAGTAATAGGAGTAGATATAGAAGATGCTATTCGTATGAATGCAACATGTATGGCTGTACAAACCTTTATAGGGGCGCCGGGACAGAAGGAATCTATAGCTAATCTTACAAAGGTTATAGACATGGGAAATAAGTATGGTATACCAGTAATGGGAGTAGTGGCAGTTGGAAAACAAATGGAAAGAACAACTAAATATTTTCTTCTTGCAACAAGAATTCTTGCAGAGTTGGGAGCTCATATAATCAAAACATATTATTGTGAAGATTTTGATAAAGTAGTAGCAGCCTGTCCTGTGCCTATTGTAGTAGCTGGAGGAAAAAAACTTCCTGAAGATGAAGCATTGGAAATGACATACAATGCAATTAGACAAGGAGCAGCAGGAGTAGATATGGGAAGAAATATATTCCAAGCTGAAGATCCCAAAGCTATGGCTAAAGCAGTAGCAAAAGTAGTTCATGAAAATTATACTGGTAAAGGAGCATATGATTATTATTTGAGTATTAAAAAATAA
- a CDS encoding DAK2 domain-containing protein encodes MKINRKDIKKMFLTSCEFLKANADELSEIDSKFGDGDHGITIVKIANAIEKDIENWDSGTSIKEFIDGLGMSAMGVNGGSAGPLWGSWISGLAVGIPEGEEELDEQIIKDMFAASLEEMNDVSGAKVGDKTMMDTFIPAVEAIAVSDSDIKGMFKEAAAAAEQGCEDTKNYISKYGRAKSYKEKTLGFKDAGAVSMNLLFQGFAKSFE; translated from the coding sequence TTGAAGATTAATAGAAAAGATATTAAAAAAATGTTTCTGACATCATGTGAGTTTTTAAAAGCCAATGCTGATGAATTATCTGAAATTGATTCTAAGTTTGGTGATGGAGATCATGGAATAACTATTGTAAAGATAGCAAATGCTATAGAAAAAGATATAGAAAACTGGGATTCAGGAACAAGTATAAAAGAATTTATAGATGGTCTTGGAATGAGTGCCATGGGAGTAAATGGTGGATCAGCAGGTCCTCTTTGGGGAAGCTGGATATCTGGTTTAGCTGTTGGTATTCCAGAAGGGGAAGAGGAACTGGATGAACAGATTATAAAAGATATGTTTGCAGCTTCACTAGAAGAGATGAATGATGTATCTGGAGCAAAAGTTGGAGATAAGACTATGATGGATACATTTATACCAGCAGTGGAAGCTATTGCAGTTTCTGATTCAGATATCAAAGGAATGTTTAAAGAAGCAGCAGCAGCAGCAGAACAGGGATGTGAAGATACTAAAAATTACATCTCAAAATATGGAAGAGCTAAAAGTTATAAGGAAAAAACTCTTGGGTTTAAAGACGCAGGAGCAGTTTCAATGAATCTTTTATTTCAGGGATTTGCAAAAAGTTTTGAATAA
- a CDS encoding FAD-binding protein: MIYDIVVIGGGPAGSVFSRFIDSKYRVLLLDRRDYKNKDNKVIKCCGGLLAHEAQAALSGLGYSLSKDVLVSPQVFNVQVIDYDNNLKKKYYKNYLNFDREKFDNYLLSQRASYVELVKGALFIDYSEDENGIYTVIYRIGMDIKKVKTKMIVSAEGANSLIRKNLDRESKNDYIAIQRVYKMKKDFSYHMAIFDKNINNYYSWMVPKENELILGTILKRGKDSWDKFHRLEQRVKSEGIDLNDIIRDEGTFIKIPKWNEYFMGKDKIALIGEAAGLISASSSEGISYALISGYYLADSINKKGIKDGIRDYQKRTGNMRMKLNLKVLKGKLMYNSFIRKFIIMSGIFSNKDYIR; this comes from the coding sequence ATGATATATGATATAGTAGTGATTGGGGGAGGCCCAGCTGGAAGTGTTTTTTCAAGATTTATTGATAGTAAATATAGAGTTCTTCTTTTAGATAGAAGAGATTATAAAAATAAAGATAATAAAGTTATAAAATGCTGTGGAGGGCTTTTAGCACATGAAGCTCAAGCGGCCTTATCAGGACTGGGATATTCTTTATCAAAAGATGTATTAGTTTCACCTCAAGTATTTAATGTACAGGTGATAGACTATGACAATAATCTTAAAAAAAAATACTATAAGAACTATTTAAACTTTGATAGAGAAAAGTTTGATAATTATCTTTTATCACAAAGAGCTTCTTATGTAGAATTAGTTAAAGGAGCTTTATTTATAGATTATTCAGAAGATGAAAATGGTATTTATACAGTGATATATAGAATAGGTATGGACATTAAAAAAGTAAAAACAAAAATGATAGTGAGTGCAGAAGGAGCCAATTCTCTTATTAGAAAAAATTTGGATAGAGAGTCTAAAAATGATTATATAGCCATTCAGAGAGTTTACAAAATGAAAAAAGATTTTTCATATCATATGGCTATATTTGATAAAAATATCAACAATTATTATTCATGGATGGTGCCAAAAGAGAATGAGCTTATTTTGGGAACTATTCTAAAAAGAGGCAAGGATAGCTGGGATAAATTTCATAGATTGGAACAGAGAGTTAAATCAGAGGGAATAGACCTGAATGATATAATCAGAGATGAGGGAACTTTTATAAAAATTCCTAAATGGAATGAATACTTTATGGGAAAAGATAAAATAGCACTTATAGGTGAAGCAGCAGGACTTATAAGTGCCAGTTCATCAGAGGGAATAAGTTACGCTCTTATCAGTGGTTATTATTTAGCAGATTCAATAAATAAAAAAGGAATAAAAGATGGAATTAGGGATTATCAAAAAAGAACTGGTAATATGAGAATGAAGCTAAATTTAAAAGTTCTAAAAGGGAAATTGATGTATAATTCTTTCATCAGAAAATTTATAATAATGTCAGGAATATTTTCAAATAAAGATTATATAAGATAA